The genomic region AGCCTCCTGGACAGCCTACAGGAGATCCGGCAGCACGGGCCAGCCGGTGAGGCCGGCAGTGTGGAACATGAGAAGCATGGTCTCATCCAGCAGTCACTGGACAGGATTGAGCTAGGCCTGGGGGAAGCTCAGGTAAGCCATAGAGCTCGGTCACGCAAAGAGATTTTAATCAGAGATGACACTTCGATATGCATTACTCCGCTTTACCACTATTCTTGCGATGACTGCTAGGATGTATCAGTGTCATGCTTTGTCAAAGCTGTAAGATTGAGCACGATTGTTGACCAGACGTGAAGAAAAGATGACTGAAAACAGCAAACGGTTGTGCTACAGCAGACGGTATCCAGTAGATTTGTGGTGGATGCTCCTCTATCTTCCAAACATTTATCCTATGCTACAGCAGcaggcaatcttatccgcaaagggccggtgtgtatgtcaGTTTTTGGCTTAACCTTTAAGTCAGAGGTTCAATTCCAGgtctgaggactcttcagccaatcagtcgtCTAATTATGGAGTTGTAGCGAAAAcctacatacagtacacaccagccctttccAGATAAAGTTGTCTACTGATAAAGTTGTTATACTGGGCCTCGAGATTCTCCAAATTGTAGCAAACTCGGCAGGTGTTTTGAGGTTACTCAGCTCACGCCATTTTGAGACTAAATCTAATTGCACCCACAGGTGATGGTGGCTCTGTCGGCGCACCTCAGCTCCCTGGAGGCCGAGAAGCAGAAGCTGCGGGCTCAGGTCCGCCGGctgtgccaggagaaccagtggCTGCGCGATGAGCTGGCCAGCGCCCAGCAGCGGctgcaggagctggagcagcagATGGTCACCCTGGAGGAGCAGAACCAGCACCTGCAGTTCATGAGCAGCATTCGAAAATACGACCAGGATGAGTCACCGTTGGTCAGTGTCTCGAGTCTGTATGTCGATGGTAGCTACCTTGTCACATGACTTCCCACCCCGCAATATCTTTTTTgataccagtgtttcccaatccagtcctcaggggacccacagacagtccacatgttTGCTCCCCCCAAGCTCCctagcagaaatgtggactgcctggctGGGAGCatcaagggagcaaaaatgtggagctgGTGTGGGCCctcgaggactggattgggaaaccctGTCTTAGACTTACTGACTTACTATTTGTGTCTCTTTCCATGTGATTCCACTCATATCTCTACAACCCCAATTCCACCCTGCAGTGTCTCTGTGCcgcttatttttaatttatatcCTAATTTTCTTGAAGGATGACAAAGAAACCGCCTCTTCTAAGGAATCCCTAGATGATCTCTTCCCTACGGAAGAGGAGGAACAGTCACAGAGTAAGTTTATCATATAACCATGAATCGCAACATGGATCTCAACAGACATACTGTCGATGTCTGTAAATGTTTGGATATCTGTGTTGCTTCCTACCTTTTCGTAGTGAAACATTCTAAGAAATGCCATGTTAGGCGATTTTTGTCATCATATGAACATCATAAAGTGTACTTACACAAACCTAGATAGTATAGTCTACTACACACCTAGGCTATATGCTATAGCATAAATAACGATAAAAAGTGCAGTATAGTAAATACATGAACCAGTAACATAGTTGTTGATTACCATTATCAAGTATTACGTACTGTAGGACACATTTccttgttgtgcactgtgtactgtggtgtgtcagcaatgaccactgatcactaaattctaactATTATTCTAATCTAATGGGATCAACGCCATATATGTCATCCGTCATTGACCGAAATGTTACGTGGCACTTGACTCTGTGTCTCAGTATTAAACATAAATCGCCATTGATGTGATGTTAGTCCTGCTGTTTTTAGGTTCCCAGCCCACTTTAGATTATTTCATGTCCTGTCTCTGTTAAATGTGTGTCTTTGTCCTCCTTTGTTGGTTCCAGTCTCCCGGCAGCACAGCAGCGCAGCCGTAGCCGCCCAGCAGGGAGGGTATGAGATCCCTGCCCGCTTGCGTACCCTACATAACTTGGTGATCCAGTACGCCTCCCAGGGCAGGTATGAGGTGGCCGTGCCCCTGTGCAAGCAGGCTCTGGAGGACTTGGAGAAGTCCTCGGGCCATATCCATCCTGACGTGGCCACCATGCTTAACATCCTCGCCCTGGTCTACAGGTAACTCAAAAATGCCTCTACTGCATGAACTACTACAGtgcaaacaagaccatgtgtcTGTGACATTAACCAACTTTTTGTGACATTGAAGGGATCAGAATAAGTACAAAGAGGCAGCCAACTTACTGAATGATGCACTGGCCATACGGGAGAAGACCCTAGGCATAGATCACCCTGCAGTAAGAGTCCTCAAGCACTCTACCCACCTCTGTACTCTTAAATTAAGCAGCATATTCAATCCCCCTTCCTCAGCACTCAGTCATTTAGCTGAGCTGTCACTGGGCAGTAATATAGAGCTGCTGCATGCTCTGGTAGCCATAGACATGGCTGTTCAGTGTTGATATTGTTGAACCATTAAAATATCTTGAAGTATTTAAGTGCTCTGAATGTACCTGTCTTTCCACGATTTACGTTACACAAAACTCGGTAAATGACATAATTCTGAACCTGAAAGGGGTCTAAGGCTGCAGTCCCTGGGTCTCTGTGTAGGTGGCGGCTACCCTCAACAATCTGGCAGTTTTATACGGCAAAAGGGGCAAGTTCAAGGAGG from Brienomyrus brachyistius isolate T26 chromosome 17, BBRACH_0.4, whole genome shotgun sequence harbors:
- the klc3 gene encoding kinesin light chain 3 isoform X2; this translates as MVALSAHLSSLEAEKQKLRAQVRRLCQENQWLRDELASAQQRLQELEQQMVTLEEQNQHLQFMSSIRKYDQDESPLDDKETASSKESLDDLFPTEEEEQSQISRQHSSAAVAAQQGGYEIPARLRTLHNLVIQYASQGRYEVAVPLCKQALEDLEKSSGHIHPDVATMLNILALVYRDQNKYKEAANLLNDALAIREKTLGIDHPAVAATLNNLAVLYGKRGKFKEAEPLCKRALEIREKVLGMDHPDVAKQLNNLALLCQNQGKYQEVEQYYERALHIYESRLGPDDANVAKTKNNLASCYLKQGKYRQAEALYKEILTRAHEKEFGSVEGDGSSMWFSTEEGTYRQDGLGSLKRSGSFTKLRESIRRSSEKLVRKLKGVGTEDATAPTPGMKRANSLNVLNVGVRENQDAAQSLSSLTDSRNLSSSAQSLARRASLTGTR
- the klc3 gene encoding kinesin light chain 3 isoform X1 produces the protein MLSEDILCGTRQVIAGLEALRGENQSLLDSLQEIRQHGPAGEAGSVEHEKHGLIQQSLDRIELGLGEAQVMVALSAHLSSLEAEKQKLRAQVRRLCQENQWLRDELASAQQRLQELEQQMVTLEEQNQHLQFMSSIRKYDQDESPLDDKETASSKESLDDLFPTEEEEQSQISRQHSSAAVAAQQGGYEIPARLRTLHNLVIQYASQGRYEVAVPLCKQALEDLEKSSGHIHPDVATMLNILALVYRDQNKYKEAANLLNDALAIREKTLGIDHPAVAATLNNLAVLYGKRGKFKEAEPLCKRALEIREKVLGMDHPDVAKQLNNLALLCQNQGKYQEVEQYYERALHIYESRLGPDDANVAKTKNNLASCYLKQGKYRQAEALYKEILTRAHEKEFGSVEGDGSSMWFSTEEGTYRQDGLGSLKRSGSFTKLRESIRRSSEKLVRKLKGVGTEDATAPTPGMKRANSLNVLNVGVRENQDAAQSLSSLTDSRNLSSSAQSLARRASLTGTR